The following coding sequences are from one Panthera leo isolate Ple1 chromosome E1, P.leo_Ple1_pat1.1, whole genome shotgun sequence window:
- the UTS2R gene encoding urotensin-2 receptor, giving the protein MALSPAPVSGFPEPSAAPNASLNRSWASPTEPSSLEDLVATGAIGAVLSAMGVVGVAGNVYTLVVMCRVLHTSASMSVYVVNLALADLLYLLSIPFIVATYVTKEWHFGDVGCRVLFSLDFLTMHASIFTLTVMSSERYAAVLRPLDTVQRSKGYRKVLALGTWLLALLLALPMMLAIRLVHRGHKSLCLPVWGPRAHRAYLTLLFGTSIVGPGTVIGLLYVRLARAYWLSQRASFTQTRRLPNPKVLYLILGIVLLFWACFLPFWLWQLLAQYRGAQTLTPRTARIVNYLTTCLTYGNSCVNPFLYTLLTKNYREYRRRSLCARSGRGPAGAGHSLPCRVRFQRGSGHSLSSSS; this is encoded by the coding sequence ATGGCGCTGAGCCCCGCGCCCGTGAGCGGTTTCCCCGAGCCGTCTGCAGCCCCCAACGCATCCCTCAACCGCTCGTGGGCCAGCCCCACAGAGCCCAGCTCCCTGGAGGACCTGGTGGCCACGGGTGCCATCGGGGCAGTGCTGTCGGCCATGGGCGTGGTGGGCGTGGCCGGCAACGTGTACACGCTGGTGGTCATGTGCCGCGTCCTGCACACCTCAGCCTCCATGTCTGTCTATGTCGTCAACCTGGCGCTGGCCGACCTCCTCTACCTGCTCAGCATCCCCTTCATCGTGGCCACCTACGTCACCAAGGAGTGGCACTTTGGCGACGTGGGCTGCCGAGTTCTCTTCAGCCTGGACTTCCTGACCATGCACGCCAGCATCTTCACCCTGACCGTCATGAGCAGCGAGCGCTACGCCGCGGTGCTGAGGCCGCTGGACACGGTGCAGCGCTCCAAGGGTTACCGCAAGGTGCTCGCCCTGGGCACGTGGCTGCTGGCGCTGCTGCTGGCGCTGCCCATGATGCTGGCCATCCGGCTGGTCCACAGGGGCCACAAGAGCCTCTGCCTCCCGGTGTGGGGCCCGCGTGCCCACCGCGCCTACCTGACCCTGCTCTTCGGCACGAGCATTGTGGGGCCCGGCACGGTCATCGGGCTGCTGTACGTGCGCCTGGCCCGGGCCTACTGGCTGTCCCAGCGGGCCTCCTTCACGCAGACGCGGCGGCTGCCCAACCCCAAGGTGCTCTACCTCATCCTGGGCATCGTGCTGCTCTTCTGGGCCTGCTTCCTGCCCTTCTGGCTGTGGCAGCTCCTCGCCCAGTACCGCGGGGCCCAGACGCTGACGCCGCGCACTGCGCGCATCGTCAACTACCTGACCACCTGCCTCACCTATGGCAACAGCTGCGTCAACCCCTTCCTCTACACGCTGCTCACCAAGAACTACCGCGAGTACCGCCGGCGCTCGCTCTGCGCCAGGAGTGGCCGCGGGCCCGCGGGCGCCGGCCACTCCCTGCCGTGCCGGGTCCGCTTCCAGCGCGGCTCCGGCCACTCGCTGTCCTCCAGCAGCTAG